From Candidatus Hydrogenedentota bacterium, one genomic window encodes:
- the hslV gene encoding ATP-dependent protease subunit HslV: MHEFHATTVISVRKNGIVAIGGDGQVTLGNTVMKGNAMKVRRLADGAVLAGFAGAVSDAFALFERFEGKLQEYNKNLARAAVELGKEWRTDKYLRQLNALLAVCDKDQSLLIAGTGEIIEPEDGILAIGSGGSFALAAARSLIKHTDMSAEDVVRESLLTAAEICIYTNTNINIETLKSN, encoded by the coding sequence ATGCATGAATTCCACGCCACCACGGTCATCTCTGTCCGCAAGAATGGCATCGTAGCCATTGGCGGCGACGGTCAGGTCACCCTCGGCAACACGGTGATGAAGGGCAACGCGATGAAAGTGCGCCGCCTGGCCGACGGCGCGGTGCTCGCGGGCTTTGCCGGGGCGGTGTCCGACGCCTTCGCATTGTTCGAGCGCTTTGAAGGCAAGTTGCAGGAGTATAACAAGAATCTTGCCCGCGCCGCCGTTGAACTGGGCAAGGAGTGGCGCACGGACAAGTACTTGCGCCAGCTCAACGCCTTGCTTGCGGTCTGCGACAAAGATCAGTCGCTCCTTATCGCCGGTACGGGGGAGATTATCGAGCCTGAGGATGGCATCCTCGCCATCGGTTCGGGCGGATCATTCGCCCTGGCGGCGGCGCGCAGCCTGATCAAGCACACGGACATGAGCGCGGAGGACGTGGTGCGCGAGTCGCTGCTGACGGCGGCGGAGATCTGCATCTACACCAACACGAATATCAATATCGAGACCCTTAAGTCGAATTGA
- a CDS encoding SDR family oxidoreductase produces the protein MLLKGKNAIITGAGRGIGRAIAEAFAAQGCNIAALARSKDEIEETASIVRGLGARAEAIVCDVTREDSVNQAFAAAESVLGPTDILVNNAGMARFKPFADLSLDDWNETLAANLTSVFLCTRRVLPAMMARRAGRIINVSSVSGLKPIAEQSAYCAAKHAVNGLTKTLALELSEFGIGVHALCPGGVVTRLSEEAMPHRDKTGWMLPEDIAHAALFLATQSPRAATDIVHLRRFDSAPL, from the coding sequence TTGTTGTTGAAGGGAAAGAATGCAATTATCACGGGAGCCGGCCGCGGAATAGGGAGGGCCATCGCGGAAGCCTTCGCGGCGCAGGGCTGCAACATCGCCGCCCTGGCGCGCAGTAAGGACGAGATCGAGGAGACCGCGTCCATCGTCCGAGGCCTGGGCGCGCGCGCCGAAGCAATCGTCTGCGACGTGACCCGCGAAGACTCGGTAAACCAGGCCTTTGCCGCCGCTGAATCCGTACTCGGACCCACCGACATCCTCGTTAACAACGCAGGGATGGCGCGCTTCAAGCCCTTTGCGGACCTCTCGCTGGACGATTGGAACGAAACCCTCGCGGCAAACCTCACCAGCGTTTTTCTCTGCACCCGGCGCGTGCTGCCCGCCATGATGGCCCGGCGCGCGGGACGCATCATCAACGTCTCAAGCGTGTCCGGCCTGAAACCCATCGCAGAGCAGAGCGCCTATTGTGCCGCGAAGCACGCCGTGAATGGATTGACCAAGACCCTCGCCCTCGAATTGAGCGAATTCGGCATCGGCGTCCACGCCTTGTGCCCCGGCGGCGTCGTCACGCGATTGTCGGAAGAGGCCATGCCCCATCGCGACAAGACCGGATGGATGCTGCCCGAGGATATCGCCCACGCGGCCCTCTTCCTGGCGACCCAGAGCCCCCGCGCCGCCACGGACATCGTGCACCTCCGTCGATTCGACAGCGCGCCGCTTTGA
- a CDS encoding YihY/virulence factor BrkB family protein, with protein sequence MNVRNYIARASAALERGERFLRHDIWYIGKPGEAVPSGFVIRQVRVGILLFRGIVEETLLLRASALSFTTLLFLVPFLVFMFSFIQTFNLGDHIYGQISDWVNHRIEQVVHVVRSSIGGEETPRDDVGEEVVPAAHEAATVAVAPAATPPEASDASQELVTDILRIFLPTISQEADENGLADPVEFIVDIVESKATDVRTLGLTGLMYILITVLGLMRNVEWAFNRIWGVKETRSIFHSLSDYVMITLLLPIVAAAVFGLAAALGTNDSLGNLSVVLRGSQVLIISCTFAALYYFVPNTSVSARCAFVGGLFAGILWTLTSWAYVAFNVGLAQYTFFFSTFALFPMLLAWIYTSWVILLFGALVTFAYQNEKTFALERLADRASYAYRESVALRLMVEMVRRFAHGKPALSAGEVANAWNVPLRLVNEALNVLLAARLATACATQPVTYQPARAADTIHVIDVVRAQREHGEEPSQLRGEELYREIYAGLGAADGCAAAISLADLATKEG encoded by the coding sequence ATGAACGTTAGAAACTACATCGCGCGCGCCTCCGCGGCGCTCGAACGGGGCGAACGATTCCTGCGCCACGATATCTGGTATATCGGCAAGCCGGGCGAGGCCGTTCCCTCGGGCTTTGTCATCCGCCAGGTCCGCGTGGGTATCCTCCTCTTCCGCGGCATCGTGGAGGAGACGCTGCTGCTGCGCGCCTCCGCACTCTCCTTCACCACGCTGCTCTTCCTCGTTCCCTTTCTCGTGTTCATGTTCTCCTTCATCCAGACCTTCAATCTGGGCGACCATATCTATGGCCAGATCTCCGACTGGGTCAACCATCGCATCGAGCAGGTCGTACACGTCGTCCGCTCCTCCATCGGAGGCGAGGAAACGCCCCGCGACGACGTCGGCGAAGAGGTCGTGCCCGCCGCGCATGAGGCCGCCACCGTAGCCGTGGCGCCCGCCGCGACGCCGCCCGAAGCGAGCGATGCAAGCCAGGAGCTGGTGACCGACATCCTCCGAATTTTCCTGCCCACCATTTCTCAGGAGGCCGATGAAAACGGGCTCGCCGATCCCGTAGAGTTCATCGTGGATATCGTAGAATCAAAGGCCACCGACGTGCGCACCCTGGGGCTGACCGGCCTCATGTACATCCTCATCACCGTCCTCGGACTCATGCGCAACGTGGAATGGGCCTTTAATCGGATCTGGGGCGTGAAAGAAACCCGGAGTATCTTCCACAGCCTCAGCGACTACGTCATGATCACGCTGCTCCTGCCCATCGTGGCCGCCGCCGTCTTCGGACTCGCCGCCGCGCTCGGCACCAACGATTCGCTCGGCAATCTGTCCGTGGTCCTCCGCGGCTCCCAGGTGCTCATCATCTCATGCACCTTCGCGGCCCTCTACTACTTCGTGCCCAACACCTCCGTGAGCGCCCGCTGCGCCTTCGTCGGCGGGCTCTTCGCCGGCATTCTCTGGACCCTGACCTCCTGGGCCTATGTGGCCTTCAATGTGGGCCTCGCGCAATACACCTTCTTCTTCTCAACCTTCGCCCTGTTCCCCATGCTCCTCGCCTGGATATACACAAGCTGGGTCATCCTCCTCTTCGGCGCGCTCGTTACCTTCGCATACCAGAATGAAAAAACCTTCGCCCTGGAACGTCTCGCGGACAGAGCAAGCTACGCCTACCGCGAGTCCGTCGCGTTGCGACTCATGGTCGAAATGGTCCGCCGCTTCGCCCACGGCAAGCCCGCCCTGTCCGCGGGAGAAGTAGCCAACGCCTGGAACGTTCCCCTCCGCCTCGTCAACGAGGCCCTCAACGTGCTGCTCGCGGCCCGCCTCGCGACCGCCTGCGCCACCCAGCCCGTAACCTATCAACCGGCGCGCGCGGCGGACACCATACACGTGATCGACGTGGTCCGGGCCCAGCGCGAACATGGGGAAGAGCCCTCCCAGTTGCGGGGGGAAGAGTTGTATCGAGAAATATACGCGGGCCTCGGGGCCGCGGATGGATGCGCGGCGGCCATCAGCCTGGCCGACCTCGCCACAAAGGAAGGATAG
- a CDS encoding L,D-transpeptidase family protein: MSVELSGKGQERRTARREPISRRVVFAGVRGEGLLRQGMAVDISASGLLVHTSQPDLAGRHLELELHPDGAAEPGDVIMVRGEVVWTRPLQGRGDYAMGVRFLQSFPATDMTGAGYRPATRDESAELAASIQRRLAAMEPAVRVEISDAARRKGAAEAQDGLPDPDTTRRRSYRWLWLLLLMLCFGATVSTLTMLALWRLGFYEQSPGTTSIQTPRPTPASISVPAAVPTAKASGDSPGADPSARINARIEHILESGPSYYLNRGSLFLIQGRFPAAAQAFNTAQSRPEGTPLERFIAELGEAQALAGEGDTDEALNILKRPWEEAQAIPESWRALRQEFLAALSASPDSPEAQAPLVNAFAFQPPEKTAEEGGADPSAARMRIEIDTTRHILSVLDNNAIRAVYPIGLGAPGKTPEGEFEIVNKIEDPEWYNRGNPIPAGAPGNELGSRWIGLGDASGPTPLGIHATDDLASIGANMSRGCIRMRPADVEELFTFVEVGTPVSIRAL, translated from the coding sequence ATGTCGGTAGAACTCTCCGGCAAAGGACAGGAACGCCGAACGGCGCGTCGGGAGCCCATCAGCAGACGCGTGGTCTTTGCCGGGGTGCGCGGCGAGGGATTGCTGCGCCAGGGGATGGCTGTGGATATCAGCGCCAGCGGCCTCCTCGTTCACACCTCCCAGCCCGACCTCGCCGGTCGCCACCTGGAGCTCGAGCTCCATCCCGACGGCGCCGCCGAACCCGGCGACGTGATCATGGTGCGCGGCGAAGTCGTATGGACGCGCCCGCTACAGGGCCGGGGAGACTATGCCATGGGCGTTCGCTTCCTCCAGTCCTTTCCCGCAACCGATATGACCGGCGCGGGCTACCGGCCCGCCACCCGCGACGAATCCGCCGAGCTGGCCGCCTCGATTCAGCGGCGGCTCGCCGCCATGGAGCCCGCCGTCCGCGTCGAAATCAGTGACGCCGCCCGCCGCAAGGGCGCGGCCGAGGCACAAGACGGACTGCCCGACCCGGACACGACCCGAAGGCGCTCCTACCGATGGCTCTGGCTGCTCCTGTTGATGCTGTGCTTCGGCGCGACCGTTTCCACGTTGACCATGCTGGCGCTCTGGCGACTCGGCTTCTACGAACAGTCGCCAGGAACAACAAGTATCCAAACCCCGCGGCCGACCCCAGCCTCCATCTCCGTGCCGGCGGCGGTACCAACGGCGAAAGCCTCCGGCGACTCCCCGGGCGCCGATCCCTCCGCCAGAATCAATGCGCGCATCGAACATATATTGGAATCGGGCCCATCCTACTATTTGAACCGGGGGAGCCTCTTTCTCATTCAAGGGCGATTCCCCGCCGCCGCACAAGCCTTCAACACGGCCCAGAGCCGCCCCGAGGGAACACCGCTGGAGCGATTCATCGCGGAACTGGGCGAGGCCCAGGCCCTCGCGGGCGAAGGCGACACGGATGAGGCCCTCAACATCCTGAAACGGCCCTGGGAAGAGGCGCAAGCCATTCCCGAATCGTGGCGGGCGCTGCGGCAAGAGTTTCTGGCCGCCTTGAGCGCCTCCCCCGATAGTCCCGAGGCCCAAGCGCCCCTCGTCAATGCCTTCGCCTTTCAACCACCCGAAAAGACCGCGGAAGAGGGGGGAGCCGATCCATCGGCCGCGCGCATGCGCATCGAAATCGACACCACGCGGCACATCTTGAGCGTGCTGGACAACAACGCCATACGGGCGGTCTATCCCATCGGCCTCGGCGCGCCGGGCAAAACCCCGGAAGGGGAATTTGAGATCGTAAACAAGATTGAAGACCCCGAGTGGTACAACCGGGGCAATCCCATACCGGCCGGCGCGCCGGGCAATGAACTCGGCTCGCGATGGATAGGCCTCGGCGACGCTTCCGGCCCCACGCCCCTCGGCATTCACGCCACGGACGATCTCGCCTCCATCGGCGCAAACATGAGCCGGGGGTGCATCCGCATGCGACCGGCGGACGTGGAAGAACTGTTCACCTTCGTCGAAGTTGGCACGCCCGTCAGCATACGGGCCCTCTAG
- a CDS encoding glycosyltransferase, protein MPSLSVILIVKNESAVLAQCLESVAAIADEIVVCDTGSTDNTVDVARSFGAQVHVIPWENDFAKARNASIARASGDWLLHMDADEVLDPLDAPALREIVDTNSDADAVEVILANYCNDPRAWRWVAVPPGAPLARGYAGYLPVGLLRLFRNHRGIEYREAVHENITASVLERGGHIWRSNIVIHHYGYDAPPERRPEKARFYYALARDKVRTNPGDAKCLHDLAEQALACGEADVAESACRRILADNPLHVAAATTLANICLNRGDLDEAHELLCTLAGGGCALPHVQTALGAIAVRRGLWEEAYARLEAARSEAPPAPLATLYLARALDAQGRGDEALTCLSELASALPALEEVARRIRALELRRQGEAHFAAGQLEEALRYFVGALEADSEDPLAHNNVGVVLHRLGAPDRAREAFIRALKLAPALHDAQANLDAC, encoded by the coding sequence ATGCCCTCGCTCAGTGTCATCCTGATTGTGAAAAACGAATCGGCCGTCCTCGCCCAATGCCTCGAAAGCGTCGCCGCAATCGCCGACGAGATTGTGGTCTGCGATACGGGCTCTACCGACAACACGGTGGACGTCGCGCGCAGCTTCGGCGCCCAGGTGCATGTCATCCCCTGGGAGAATGATTTTGCGAAGGCGCGCAACGCCTCCATCGCCCGCGCCTCCGGCGATTGGCTGCTCCACATGGACGCCGATGAAGTGCTCGACCCCCTGGATGCGCCCGCACTGCGGGAAATCGTTGATACCAACTCCGACGCCGATGCCGTGGAGGTCATCCTCGCCAACTATTGCAACGATCCCCGCGCCTGGCGCTGGGTGGCGGTGCCGCCCGGCGCACCCCTGGCGAGGGGCTACGCCGGCTATCTGCCCGTCGGCCTCCTGCGCCTCTTCCGCAATCACCGGGGCATCGAATACCGTGAAGCGGTCCATGAGAACATCACCGCGAGCGTGCTGGAGCGCGGCGGACACATCTGGCGCTCAAACATCGTTATCCACCACTACGGCTACGACGCTCCCCCGGAACGCCGCCCGGAAAAGGCCCGCTTCTACTACGCCCTGGCTCGGGACAAGGTAAGAACAAATCCCGGCGACGCCAAATGCCTCCACGATCTCGCCGAACAGGCCCTCGCCTGCGGCGAGGCCGACGTCGCCGAATCCGCATGCCGCCGGATCCTGGCGGACAACCCCCTGCACGTCGCCGCCGCAACGACCCTGGCCAATATCTGTCTCAATCGGGGTGATCTGGACGAGGCCCACGAACTGCTTTGCACGCTCGCGGGCGGTGGCTGCGCCCTGCCCCACGTGCAGACCGCCCTCGGGGCCATCGCCGTGCGGCGCGGCCTGTGGGAAGAGGCCTACGCCCGGCTCGAAGCGGCGCGCTCCGAAGCGCCCCCCGCGCCCCTCGCCACGCTCTACCTGGCCCGCGCACTCGACGCGCAAGGCAGGGGAGACGAAGCCCTGACATGCCTGAGTGAACTGGCGAGCGCCCTGCCCGCGCTGGAGGAAGTGGCGCGGCGAATCCGAGCCTTGGAATTGCGTCGTCAGGGCGAGGCGCACTTCGCCGCCGGGCAGTTGGAAGAGGCCCTGCGATACTTCGTGGGCGCCCTGGAGGCCGACTCAGAAGATCCGCTCGCCCACAATAACGTGGGCGTGGTGCTTCACCGGCTCGGGGCGCCGGATCGCGCGCGGGAAGCCTTCATTCGCGCGCTGAAACTGGCGCCCGCCCTCCACGATGCCCAGGCAAACCTCGACGCCTGTTAA
- a CDS encoding metal-dependent transcriptional regulator: MLSEAVEDYLKAIYTIADGDKPVSTSAIAARLGVAPASVTQMLKKLAEMKPKLVLYKRHHGVQLTAHGEKIALEVIRHHRLVELFLQEALGMSWDEVDREAERLEHVVSETLADRMAEVLGHPQFDPHGDPIPSKSGLMPEGGALMNLVQMPEGQECVVRRVCDDDSEVLRYVASLGIIPKARITLAEKAPFDGPIYVRVMLNGEAQIHALGQRVASQVFVAPVTDCPPAL; the protein is encoded by the coding sequence ATGCTCTCTGAGGCCGTTGAGGACTACCTCAAAGCCATCTATACCATTGCCGACGGCGATAAGCCCGTCAGCACATCGGCCATCGCCGCACGACTCGGCGTCGCACCGGCATCCGTCACCCAGATGCTCAAGAAGCTGGCGGAAATGAAACCCAAACTCGTGCTCTACAAGCGCCATCATGGCGTACAGTTGACCGCCCACGGCGAGAAAATCGCTCTCGAAGTCATCCGCCACCACCGACTGGTGGAACTCTTCCTCCAGGAAGCGCTCGGCATGAGCTGGGACGAAGTTGATCGGGAAGCCGAGCGCCTGGAGCACGTGGTGTCCGAAACCCTGGCCGATCGCATGGCCGAGGTCCTCGGCCATCCCCAGTTCGACCCCCACGGCGACCCCATCCCCTCCAAGTCCGGCCTCATGCCCGAAGGCGGCGCGCTGATGAACCTGGTACAGATGCCCGAGGGTCAGGAATGCGTGGTGCGTCGCGTCTGCGACGACGATTCCGAGGTGCTGCGCTACGTGGCCAGTCTCGGCATCATTCCCAAGGCACGGATAACCCTGGCGGAAAAGGCCCCCTTCGATGGGCCCATCTACGTCCGCGTCATGCTCAACGGCGAGGCCCAGATCCATGCCCTGGGGCAGCGGGTGGCCAGCCAGGTCTTCGTCGCGCCCGTGACGGACTGCCCCCCGGCCCTTTGA
- a CDS encoding flagellar biosynthesis anti-sigma factor FlgM, giving the protein MVGIQGLGGIPEPKSGGPAKVRSERESETRTLNSTTASNSSEDNVSISSEAQVAAEVARLVQATRTEADVRADRVEAARARIEQGSYKDPEVVGQMADKILKYLG; this is encoded by the coding sequence ATGGTTGGTATACAAGGACTTGGAGGCATACCAGAGCCGAAGTCTGGTGGGCCGGCCAAAGTACGAAGCGAACGGGAATCTGAGACCCGAACCCTCAACAGTACAACGGCCAGCAACTCTTCGGAAGATAACGTATCCATCAGTTCGGAAGCCCAGGTCGCGGCGGAAGTCGCCCGGCTGGTGCAGGCCACGCGCACCGAAGCCGATGTGCGCGCCGATCGTGTGGAAGCTGCCCGCGCCCGTATCGAGCAAGGCTCCTACAAGGATCCCGAAGTCGTCGGCCAAATGGCGGACAAGATTCTCAAATATCTCGGCTGA
- a CDS encoding iron-containing alcohol dehydrogenase, producing the protein MKNFAFQLPVEIHFGPGALAELTRYRQLGRRPALICGRRSARASGALDRVMEFFPGALVLDGIPENPETSHCEAHARACRQAGVDCIIGLGGGSALDAAKAIALLATNDGDCADYLDDSSACNPALPILAIPTTAGTGSEVTPYAVLVDTALREKKTLRHPTLYPRAAILDSRLTLALPRDITVATALDALSQAMEGMVSKRATPLGDLLALEACRLIRATLPWVLTAPHDEEARGLLLYAAMLSGVVIAQSGTTLVHGMGYHYTLDYGIAHGAANALLLPPVFAWNAVLLPATVASIAGTLGYPGPPKSDSAARAIVAALYDFYAEIEFPSAARDHGVPQEANARFAERIIKAPYRFKNQIGEFTAADVEGLFEAAWSGQVT; encoded by the coding sequence ATGAAGAACTTCGCCTTCCAACTACCCGTAGAGATCCATTTCGGGCCCGGCGCCCTCGCCGAGCTAACCCGATATCGCCAACTGGGACGGCGGCCCGCCCTCATTTGCGGTCGTCGTTCCGCCCGCGCAAGTGGCGCGCTGGATCGCGTGATGGAGTTTTTCCCCGGCGCGCTCGTGCTCGATGGTATCCCCGAAAACCCCGAAACAAGCCACTGTGAGGCACACGCCCGCGCCTGTCGCCAGGCCGGGGTTGATTGCATCATAGGTCTCGGCGGCGGCAGCGCCCTCGATGCGGCAAAAGCCATCGCGCTCCTCGCGACGAACGACGGAGACTGCGCCGACTACCTCGACGATTCCAGCGCCTGCAACCCTGCCTTGCCAATCCTCGCCATACCAACCACCGCCGGAACCGGGAGCGAAGTGACGCCCTACGCCGTCCTGGTGGATACCGCGCTCCGCGAGAAAAAGACCCTGCGCCACCCCACCCTCTATCCCCGCGCCGCCATCCTCGATTCCAGGCTCACCCTGGCCCTGCCGCGCGATATCACCGTGGCCACCGCCCTCGACGCCCTCAGCCAGGCCATGGAGGGCATGGTCTCAAAACGGGCTACCCCCTTGGGCGATTTACTCGCCCTCGAAGCCTGCCGCCTCATTCGGGCCACCCTCCCCTGGGTCCTCACCGCCCCCCACGATGAGGAGGCAAGGGGACTGCTGCTCTATGCCGCCATGCTCAGCGGCGTGGTCATCGCCCAAAGCGGTACCACCCTTGTCCACGGCATGGGCTATCACTACACCCTCGACTACGGCATCGCCCACGGCGCGGCCAACGCCCTCCTCCTGCCCCCGGTATTCGCCTGGAACGCCGTCCTCCTGCCCGCAACCGTCGCGTCCATCGCCGGTACCCTGGGCTACCCGGGCCCGCCCAAATCCGACTCCGCCGCACGGGCCATCGTCGCAGCCCTCTACGATTTCTACGCCGAGATCGAATTTCCATCCGCCGCCCGGGACCACGGCGTCCCCCAAGAGGCCAACGCCCGATTCGCCGAACGCATCATCAAGGCCCCCTATCGCTTCAAGAACCAGATCGGGGAGTTCACCGCCGCCGACGTAGAGGGCTTGTTCGAGGCCGCCTGGTCCGGCCAGGTGACGTGA
- a CDS encoding PilZ domain-containing protein → MDNKRRFSRVTAIFDVSLTRDDGIFLAGTLRDIAVQGAFIICEPAMELGTPVEVTILLHGGIDDIPVKARATVVRREEGGLGVHFTEVDIESVEHLRNIITFNAREPDIVWEEMQGGHLLRDA, encoded by the coding sequence ATGGACAACAAGCGACGCTTCAGCCGGGTAACGGCTATATTCGACGTGAGCCTCACCCGTGACGATGGAATTTTCCTGGCGGGCACCTTGCGGGATATCGCCGTTCAGGGCGCCTTTATCATCTGTGAACCCGCCATGGAACTCGGAACGCCCGTCGAAGTCACTATCCTCCTCCATGGGGGCATCGATGATATTCCAGTCAAGGCGCGGGCCACCGTGGTGCGACGGGAAGAGGGGGGACTCGGGGTCCACTTCACCGAAGTGGATATCGAGAGCGTGGAGCACCTGAGGAACATCATTACCTTCAATGCCCGGGAGCCGGATATCGTCTGGGAAGAAATGCAGGGCGGTCACCTGCTCCGCGACGCATGA
- a CDS encoding radical SAM protein, translating into MAQSTQENDPLNDWLYTPDGTPRGYIQPQSLRELWFHTGTACNLACPFCLEGSKPGDHRLEQITLADAVPWMEEAVGLGVDQFSFTGGEPFINREIFGILQHALALRPCMVLTNGTRPLRKRWNEVLALRDADHALRFRISLDFPDPARHDAARGEGNFALALESLALLHKAGFSVSIARQMTRDEDRPAVEEAFRGWFRKAGLPEDIHQVVFPDFHGPGTHPSGVPHITEDCMTRYQTAESRAAFMCNFSKMVVKSAGRMRVYACTLVDDDPDYDQGSSLAGAMTRRVMMRHHRCFSCFRYGASCSEP; encoded by the coding sequence ATTGCTCAATCAACACAGGAGAACGATCCACTCAACGACTGGTTGTACACGCCCGATGGCACCCCGCGCGGCTATATCCAGCCCCAATCGCTTCGGGAACTCTGGTTCCACACCGGCACCGCGTGCAATCTCGCTTGCCCTTTCTGCCTCGAAGGCTCCAAACCCGGCGACCACCGCCTGGAGCAGATCACCCTGGCCGATGCCGTCCCCTGGATGGAGGAAGCCGTCGGTCTGGGCGTTGACCAGTTCTCCTTCACCGGCGGTGAGCCCTTCATCAACCGCGAAATTTTCGGAATCCTTCAGCATGCCCTCGCGCTGCGGCCCTGCATGGTCCTGACCAACGGCACCCGCCCCCTGCGCAAACGCTGGAACGAAGTTCTCGCCCTGCGGGACGCCGACCATGCCCTGCGCTTTCGCATCAGTCTCGATTTTCCCGATCCCGCGCGCCACGACGCGGCCCGGGGCGAAGGCAACTTCGCCCTGGCCCTGGAAAGCCTGGCCCTCCTCCACAAAGCCGGTTTTTCCGTGTCCATCGCAAGGCAGATGACACGGGATGAGGACCGACCCGCCGTCGAGGAAGCCTTCCGGGGCTGGTTTCGCAAGGCGGGCCTTCCCGAGGATATACACCAGGTGGTCTTCCCCGATTTTCACGGCCCCGGCACCCACCCCTCCGGTGTGCCACACATCACCGAGGATTGCATGACCCGCTACCAGACCGCCGAGAGCCGCGCGGCCTTCATGTGCAATTTCAGTAAGATGGTCGTCAAGTCCGCCGGGCGGATGCGCGTCTACGCCTGCACCCTCGTTGACGATGATCCCGACTACGATCAGGGGAGCTCCCTCGCCGGGGCCATGACGCGGCGGGTCATGATGCGCCACCACCGCTGTTTTTCATGCTTCCGCTACGGCGCGAGTTGCAGTGAACCCTGA